In Gammaproteobacteria bacterium, one genomic interval encodes:
- a CDS encoding ATP-binding protein → MTLKTGRFGVLRALHAEATGLGLLEESSVAAALLVSPEGRVLAANRRLVTLLRAGSADDLIGVPITDLLVERKSWNLWHQACLAGRERNVTLAFRCRDDAEVLLRGDLMPAPGDAAVRGSVAGVFADVTEEEKLRRAIQRSARMEALGSLTSGIAHDFNNLLTVLVGNLYLAAEDLREDAKAFVKLKAARDAAKRGADLIRQLLAFARREPLDTDVVDPGKIVEGLVPLLRRALGSKITLETKIQHDAGLARCNGAQLESVVVNLSVNARDAIESAGRIVVSVEGAELGAKTAAVQGLPEGEYVKLTVADDGVGIPAELLDRVFEPFFSTKTDSGGTGLGLSMVRWFAQQAGGKVIIDSAVGQGTRVTLLLPKSGDGTTETSTKTMPLSTLAGGDEAVLVFARDESLRAMIKQILEVLGYDVQLSEDASETIAALEAKPIDLLLVDGAAQAGPARQQLLRDALAARPNLKVIVTVDAADAARAKGSSATTSLLGKPFSLADLAGAVRRALDSSPGER, encoded by the coding sequence ATGACGCTCAAGACGGGCCGGTTCGGCGTGTTGCGAGCGCTTCATGCCGAGGCGACCGGGTTGGGGTTGCTCGAGGAGAGCTCGGTGGCGGCAGCGCTTCTCGTCTCGCCCGAAGGCCGCGTGCTCGCCGCCAACCGCAGGCTCGTTACCCTGCTCCGGGCCGGATCGGCCGACGACCTGATCGGTGTGCCGATCACGGATTTGCTGGTCGAGCGGAAAAGCTGGAACCTTTGGCATCAGGCTTGTCTCGCCGGCCGGGAGCGGAACGTGACGCTCGCTTTCCGGTGCCGGGACGACGCGGAGGTTCTGCTGCGGGGCGACCTCATGCCGGCCCCCGGGGACGCTGCGGTCCGCGGATCCGTGGCCGGAGTCTTCGCCGACGTCACGGAGGAGGAGAAGCTTCGTCGGGCGATCCAGCGGAGCGCGCGCATGGAGGCGCTCGGGAGCCTCACGAGCGGGATCGCCCACGACTTCAACAATCTTCTGACGGTTCTAGTCGGCAACCTGTATCTCGCAGCAGAGGACTTGCGCGAGGACGCCAAGGCGTTCGTGAAGCTCAAGGCGGCCCGGGACGCCGCTAAGCGAGGCGCGGACCTCATTCGTCAGCTGCTTGCGTTCGCGCGCCGCGAGCCGCTCGACACGGACGTGGTCGACCCCGGAAAGATCGTGGAAGGTCTCGTGCCGCTGCTGCGCCGCGCGCTCGGCTCGAAGATCACTCTCGAGACGAAGATTCAGCACGACGCCGGACTCGCCCGCTGCAACGGTGCGCAGCTGGAAAGCGTCGTCGTCAACTTGTCGGTGAACGCCCGCGACGCGATCGAGAGCGCGGGTCGGATCGTCGTATCGGTCGAGGGCGCCGAGCTCGGTGCAAAGACCGCCGCGGTGCAAGGCTTGCCGGAAGGAGAGTACGTGAAGCTCACCGTGGCGGACGACGGCGTCGGCATACCCGCGGAGCTGCTCGATCGCGTCTTCGAGCCGTTCTTCTCGACGAAGACCGATAGCGGCGGCACGGGTCTCGGCCTCAGCATGGTGCGCTGGTTCGCGCAGCAGGCGGGCGGCAAGGTGATCATCGACAGCGCAGTCGGACAAGGGACGCGCGTAACGCTGCTGTTGCCGAAGTCCGGCGACGGCACCACGGAAACGTCCACGAAGACGATGCCGTTGTCGACGCTCGCGGGCGGCGACGAAGCCGTTCTCGTGTTTGCGCGCGACGAGAGTTTGCGCGCCATGATCAAGCAGATCCTGGAAGTCCTCGGGTACGACGTGCAGCTCAGCGAGGACGCCTCGGAAACGATCGCCGCGCTCGAGGCGAAGCCGATCGACTTGCTGCTGGTGGATGGGGCGGCACAAGCGGGTCCGGCCCGGCAGCAGCTGCTGCGGGACGCACTGGCCGCGAGGCCGAATCTCAAGGTGATCGTGACTGTGGATGCGGCCGACGCGGCGCGCGCGAAGGGCTCGAGCGCAACTACGTCGCTTCTCGGGAAACCGTTTTCGCTCGCGGACCTCGCCGGCGCCGTGCGTCGCGCGCTCGACTCGAGCCCCGGGGAGCGTTGA
- a CDS encoding sensor domain-containing diguanylate cyclase, whose protein sequence is MPDENKDANVLSRTIASTATMKLANLPLLDLFYTPLEERFERITRLARRALDVPVAAITLINADTQWFKSVSGWVVSELPRSRSLCNLTLEKNDLNVIADMACDPRTADHPLVVSAPRFRFYGGHPLTDTSGLLGGTFCVFDVKPRHLSKAECQCLGDLAALAQREIADDQLRSVHASLTAKLSVARREAMIDPLTRLWNRRGATMLLESAVQRADRHAAPLGLALLDLDNFKQVNDTFGHHIGDEVLRRIGARLVASVRSEDLICRMGGDEFLLLVADADAETAATVAERVRRAINETPVPTRDRAIAMTASVGFTVREPRDEASVEALLERADDALLQAKGGGRNRVKRHRS, encoded by the coding sequence ATGCCGGACGAGAACAAGGACGCCAACGTTCTGAGCCGCACGATCGCGAGCACCGCAACGATGAAGCTCGCGAATCTACCGCTCCTCGACTTGTTCTACACGCCCTTGGAGGAGCGGTTCGAGCGCATCACGCGCCTTGCCCGCCGGGCCTTGGACGTTCCGGTAGCTGCGATCACGTTGATCAACGCCGATACCCAGTGGTTCAAGTCCGTCTCCGGTTGGGTCGTCTCCGAGCTGCCGCGCAGCCGCAGCCTCTGCAACCTGACGTTGGAGAAGAACGACTTGAACGTCATCGCCGATATGGCGTGCGACCCCCGCACGGCCGACCACCCGTTGGTGGTCTCGGCGCCAAGGTTCCGATTCTACGGCGGCCATCCGCTGACGGACACGAGCGGCTTGCTCGGCGGAACCTTCTGCGTCTTCGACGTGAAGCCGCGTCACCTGTCCAAAGCCGAATGCCAATGCCTGGGCGATCTCGCGGCGCTCGCCCAGCGCGAAATCGCCGACGACCAATTGCGCAGCGTCCATGCGTCCCTGACCGCGAAGCTGAGCGTGGCTCGGAGGGAAGCGATGATCGATCCGCTCACGCGGCTTTGGAACCGGCGCGGCGCGACGATGCTGCTCGAGTCCGCGGTCCAGCGCGCCGACCGGCACGCGGCGCCGCTCGGGCTCGCGCTGCTCGATCTCGACAACTTCAAGCAGGTGAACGACACGTTCGGACATCACATCGGCGACGAGGTGCTGAGGAGGATCGGCGCGCGCCTCGTCGCGAGCGTTCGGAGCGAGGATCTGATCTGCCGCATGGGCGGAGACGAGTTTCTCCTGCTGGTCGCCGACGCCGACGCCGAAACCGCGGCGACGGTAGCCGAGCGAGTTCGCCGCGCGATCAACGAGACGCCGGTTCCCACGCGCGATCGCGCGATCGCGATGACCGCGAGCGTGGGCTTCACGGTACGCGAGCCGCGCGACGAGGCCTCGGTCGAGGCGCTGCTCGAGCGGGCCGACGACGCGCTGCTGCAGGCGAAAGGCGGCGGCCGAAACCGGGTCAAACGCCATCGCTCCTGA
- a CDS encoding fused MFS/spermidine synthase: protein MSSQPGTEGAEAAAAVGEAATSFDSKRRVLAGAALCFFLSGFAALLYQTAWLRQFSLVFGTTELAVATVLAAYMGGTAAGAALAARYARRMRRPILAYGLLQAGVAVSAPAVPFLTAAAGGVYRWLLGGLPEPPDAAAAAHPVLYLAAAFVVLMLPTGLIGAALPLLTRYAVRQDRELGPKVALLYSINAAGAVGGTLAAAFALVPALGLVRTVWVGVGVNVAVFVAAALLSRKAGTTGLTAAEPLSAPPRFFASCIAPLVGLGGRPRRPAVHRQPAWILPLMLVSGANAFLYEVLWTRMLSHVIGGSIYAFGTMLAAFLAGVAAGSGLAGRVSADRNRAAIGFAVAQAGIAVLSIAVYAAMQALVPESRSPAAFAGYAALVMLPATLLIGATFPLAVRVLARGPSEASAATGSIYAWSTVGAIAGAVLGGLFLIPGLGFEGTIRLAVGVNLLLALVTAALVAPPKRVAVGAAAAALLAAAVLYRPDRPEAVIRSTAIEAPTRDPHEIFFSVGRSATVLVVENDGELELRTDGLPEASVLPKGAPLLGQSQQWMHALPIAARPDATSMLVVGLGGGVALEGVPRSIETIDVIELEPEVLAANRAIAELRAVDPLADPRVNVIINDARNALQLTTKKYDLIVSQPPHPWTAKSSHLFTVEFAALAKSRLDEGGVFLQRISAGFVDEGLLRSLAATLLEVYSNVRLYHAGGGTLFFLASDGSLDIERQILRTGRPLSTNVLHYSYLGLNVAEDFAAALVLDERSAPEFAAGAEPSTDDRNLMAAESRMLADGLDQRELLEMLAPYDPLLDAASPLRAELGERLSFAYVASRLLAKGQRARAARLAGTLQDPSLRALVEGLVRGAEGDLDGAVESLRVALDEDPGNDAARFALIEPQLPAIAAGGEDSDAARVAEDLRGAAAAVVRGWRLAADGDWEAVARLDGALAGASVTDLWYPYATQLRASWRTQVVGEPRYAFDALRMVDRVLLLRPGLDLYLLRAAAADDLGDALAFTETARYAARYLNDYLDDAERRGTAISDTELLVTARQLDVWQRRLGELRGEVNGRVSAVFDELGALLHRYESLARSRGLIDGG from the coding sequence GTGAGCTCGCAGCCGGGAACGGAAGGCGCCGAGGCTGCCGCGGCCGTCGGCGAAGCGGCGACGAGCTTCGATTCGAAGCGGCGCGTGCTCGCCGGCGCGGCGCTTTGCTTCTTTCTTTCCGGCTTCGCCGCGCTGCTCTATCAGACCGCGTGGCTGCGCCAGTTCTCTCTCGTGTTCGGCACGACCGAGCTCGCCGTGGCCACCGTCCTTGCCGCCTACATGGGGGGCACGGCGGCCGGCGCCGCGCTCGCCGCTCGATATGCACGGCGCATGCGACGCCCGATTCTCGCGTACGGCCTGCTCCAGGCCGGCGTCGCCGTTTCGGCGCCGGCGGTGCCGTTTCTGACGGCCGCCGCCGGCGGCGTATACCGCTGGCTCCTCGGCGGTCTGCCGGAGCCCCCGGACGCGGCGGCGGCCGCTCACCCGGTCCTTTATCTTGCTGCCGCCTTCGTCGTGCTGATGCTTCCCACGGGTCTGATCGGCGCCGCGCTGCCGCTGTTGACGCGGTACGCGGTACGGCAAGATCGCGAGCTCGGTCCGAAGGTCGCGCTGCTTTACTCGATCAATGCGGCAGGCGCCGTCGGCGGGACGTTGGCCGCGGCGTTCGCGCTCGTCCCGGCGCTCGGCCTCGTGCGGACCGTTTGGGTCGGAGTCGGCGTGAACGTCGCGGTGTTCGTCGCAGCGGCGCTGCTGTCCCGTAAGGCGGGGACGACGGGCCTTACGGCCGCCGAGCCGCTTTCGGCGCCTCCGCGCTTCTTCGCAAGCTGCATCGCGCCGCTCGTGGGGCTCGGAGGCCGCCCTCGGCGCCCGGCCGTGCACCGCCAGCCTGCTTGGATCCTGCCGTTGATGCTCGTCTCGGGCGCCAACGCATTTCTGTACGAGGTATTGTGGACCCGCATGCTGTCGCACGTGATCGGCGGCAGCATCTATGCGTTCGGGACGATGCTCGCCGCGTTCCTTGCAGGCGTCGCGGCGGGGAGCGGGCTTGCGGGGCGCGTATCCGCGGATCGGAACCGTGCGGCGATCGGGTTCGCCGTCGCTCAGGCAGGCATCGCGGTCTTGTCGATCGCGGTTTATGCAGCGATGCAAGCCCTGGTTCCGGAGAGCCGAAGCCCGGCCGCGTTCGCGGGATATGCCGCGCTCGTGATGCTGCCGGCCACGCTGCTGATCGGCGCCACGTTTCCGCTCGCGGTCCGCGTGCTCGCACGGGGCCCATCGGAGGCGAGCGCGGCCACCGGCAGCATCTACGCCTGGAGCACCGTCGGGGCGATCGCCGGCGCCGTGCTGGGCGGACTCTTCCTGATTCCAGGTCTCGGGTTCGAAGGGACGATCCGACTCGCGGTCGGCGTCAACCTGCTGCTCGCCCTCGTGACGGCCGCACTCGTGGCGCCTCCGAAACGTGTCGCGGTCGGCGCGGCGGCCGCCGCGTTGCTCGCGGCCGCCGTTCTCTACCGGCCGGACCGCCCCGAGGCGGTGATCCGGAGCACCGCGATCGAAGCGCCGACGCGCGATCCGCATGAAATTTTCTTTTCGGTCGGCCGCAGCGCGACCGTGCTCGTCGTGGAAAACGACGGCGAGCTCGAGCTCCGGACCGACGGGCTCCCGGAAGCATCGGTGTTGCCGAAAGGCGCGCCGCTCCTCGGGCAGTCACAGCAGTGGATGCATGCCCTGCCGATCGCGGCGCGGCCCGATGCGACATCGATGCTCGTCGTCGGGTTGGGAGGCGGCGTGGCGCTCGAGGGGGTGCCGCGCAGCATCGAGACGATAGACGTGATCGAGCTCGAGCCGGAAGTGCTCGCGGCGAACCGCGCGATCGCGGAGCTGCGCGCTGTGGATCCGCTCGCCGATCCGCGCGTGAACGTGATCATCAACGATGCCCGCAACGCGCTGCAGCTGACCACGAAGAAGTACGACCTGATCGTCTCGCAGCCGCCGCATCCCTGGACCGCGAAATCATCGCATCTCTTCACGGTGGAGTTCGCGGCGCTCGCGAAGTCGCGGCTCGACGAGGGCGGCGTTTTCCTGCAACGGATCAGCGCCGGTTTCGTGGACGAGGGGTTGCTGCGCTCGTTGGCCGCCACGCTCCTCGAGGTCTATTCCAACGTTCGGCTCTACCACGCGGGCGGCGGCACGCTGTTCTTTCTCGCCTCGGACGGCTCGCTCGACATCGAGCGGCAGATCCTGCGGACCGGACGTCCGCTCAGCACCAACGTGCTGCACTACAGCTATCTCGGCTTGAACGTCGCCGAGGACTTCGCCGCGGCGCTCGTGCTCGACGAGCGCTCCGCGCCCGAGTTCGCCGCGGGCGCCGAGCCGAGCACCGACGATCGGAACCTCATGGCCGCGGAGAGCCGCATGCTGGCCGACGGCCTCGACCAGCGTGAGCTTCTCGAGATGCTCGCGCCTTACGACCCCCTGCTCGATGCCGCGAGCCCGTTGCGCGCGGAGCTCGGCGAGCGGCTGAGTTTCGCCTACGTGGCTTCGCGCTTGCTCGCGAAAGGGCAGAGGGCCCGCGCAGCTCGTCTTGCCGGTACGCTGCAGGACCCTTCGTTGCGCGCGCTCGTCGAGGGCCTCGTGCGGGGAGCCGAAGGCGACCTCGACGGCGCCGTCGAATCGCTGCGCGTCGCGCTCGACGAAGACCCCGGCAACGACGCGGCCCGATTCGCGCTGATCGAGCCGCAGCTACCCGCGATTGCGGCGGGCGGCGAAGACTCCGATGCGGCAAGAGTGGCCGAGGATCTGCGAGGCGCAGCTGCGGCAGTCGTGCGGGGCTGGCGGCTCGCTGCGGACGGGGATTGGGAAGCGGTCGCGCGGCTCGACGGCGCGCTCGCCGGCGCCAGCGTCACGGATCTCTGGTACCCGTATGCGACGCAGCTCCGCGCGAGCTGGCGCACGCAAGTCGTCGGCGAGCCGCGCTACGCGTTCGATGCGTTGCGAATGGTCGACCGGGTGCTGCTTCTACGTCCCGGGCTCGACCTCTACTTGCTGCGGGCGGCGGCTGCCGACGACCTCGGGGATGCGCTGGCATTCACCGAAACCGCCCGCTACGCGGCTCGGTACTTGAACGATTATCTCGACGATGCGGAGCGCCGAGGCACGGCGATCTCCGACACCGAGCTGCTCGTCACGGCTCGGCAGCTCGACGTTTGGCAGCGGCGGCTCGGCGAGCTGCGCGGCGAAGTGAACGGCCGTGTGTCCGCGGTCTTCGACGAGCTCGGAGCGCTTCTGCACCGCTACGAGAGCCTCGCGCGGTCCCGGGGATTGATCGACGGGGGCTGA
- a CDS encoding DUF6152 family protein — translation MTKALAGTIAGFMLLGGMLASEIAAAHHSAVMFDEQKEITVSGVVKEFQYTNPHSWLLVDVTGEDGTVTTWGFEAEGPSTLMRAGIRRSDFTPGTKVTITGHPMRDGRPAALWVKATRDDGKVFDPSKGFQVR, via the coding sequence ATGACGAAAGCACTGGCAGGCACGATCGCTGGCTTCATGCTGCTCGGCGGCATGCTCGCGAGCGAAATCGCAGCGGCCCATCACTCGGCGGTGATGTTCGACGAGCAGAAGGAGATCACCGTCAGCGGCGTCGTGAAGGAGTTCCAATACACGAATCCCCACTCCTGGCTCCTCGTCGACGTCACGGGCGAGGACGGCACGGTCACGACGTGGGGCTTCGAGGCCGAGGGTCCGAGCACGCTGATGCGCGCGGGTATTCGCAGGAGCGACTTTACACCGGGGACCAAGGTGACGATCACCGGCCATCCGATGAGGGATGGGCGTCCGGCCGCGCTCTGGGTGAAGGCGACGCGCGACGACGGCAAGGTGTTCGACCCGAGTAAGGGCTTCCAGGTTCGCTGA
- a CDS encoding MBL fold metallo-hydrolase has protein sequence MNKQALAALWALAILGVVTAAPARAQRDFTDVEVQTLKVRDNIYMLVGAGGNITVQTGDDGVLMVDTQYAALSDKIIAAIRELSDKPIRYIVNTHHHPDHTGGNSNLRLAGSTVSGGNMQGAIADAGVGAQLIAHENVLLRLSSATGEQALPSSGWPTNTFFGDEKQMFFNGEGIRIIHLPSAHTDGDSIVFFRRSDVIAVGDLFSTTSYPVIDLEGGGSYQGFVAALEYIVDLMIPVYGQDGGTLVIPGHGRLSNIGDVLNYREMVLVVRDRLQHMIDEGMTLEQVKAARPTRDYDPVYGSTSGFWTTERFIEAAYRSLSEQE, from the coding sequence ATGAACAAGCAAGCATTGGCCGCGCTGTGGGCGCTGGCGATTCTCGGCGTCGTCACCGCTGCTCCGGCCCGGGCGCAACGGGACTTCACCGACGTCGAGGTGCAGACGCTGAAAGTCCGCGACAACATCTACATGCTGGTCGGCGCCGGGGGAAACATCACGGTGCAGACCGGGGACGACGGCGTGCTGATGGTCGACACGCAGTACGCGGCGCTCTCCGACAAGATCATCGCCGCGATTCGCGAGCTGTCCGACAAGCCGATCCGCTACATCGTCAATACGCACCACCATCCCGACCATACCGGCGGCAACTCGAATCTTCGGCTGGCGGGAAGCACGGTCTCGGGCGGCAACATGCAGGGTGCGATCGCCGACGCCGGCGTCGGTGCGCAGCTCATCGCTCACGAGAACGTTCTGCTGCGCCTCAGCTCGGCGACGGGTGAGCAGGCGTTGCCGTCCTCCGGCTGGCCGACGAATACGTTTTTCGGCGACGAGAAGCAGATGTTCTTCAACGGTGAAGGGATCCGCATCATCCACTTGCCGTCCGCCCACACCGACGGGGACAGCATCGTCTTCTTCCGCCGCTCGGACGTGATCGCGGTGGGCGACTTGTTCTCCACGACGAGCTATCCGGTCATCGATCTCGAGGGTGGCGGAAGCTATCAGGGCTTCGTCGCCGCGCTCGAATACATCGTCGACCTGATGATCCCCGTCTACGGCCAGGACGGCGGCACTCTCGTGATTCCGGGGCACGGGCGCCTCAGCAACATCGGCGACGTGCTGAATTATCGAGAGATGGTGCTCGTCGTCCGCGATCGCCTTCAGCACATGATCGACGAGGGCATGACGCTCGAGCAGGTCAAGGCGGCCCGACCGACCCGCGACTACGATCCCGTCTACGGCTCCACGTCCGGCTTCTGGACGACCGAGCGCTTCATCGAGGCGGCGTACCGCAGCCTGAGCGAGCAGGAGTAG
- a CDS encoding PhnD/SsuA/transferrin family substrate-binding protein: protein MNTELAIGGVPEHFNLPWLRLLESGALGGAGIRAAWSDFPGGSGVMSAALAEGRLDVAMLLCEAAVAAVAGGAPFRIVSLYTETPLLWGIHVPAGSRCAGVDDVRGARYAISRPGSGSHLMAFALARARGWPTEELAFETVGGVDGAVEALERGAADVFLWERFMTQPLVDAGLFRRIGEFAAPWPAFVVCASLSAIAEKRAALAAAVTSALSAASELAASPGAAAEISRRYGLRADEAARWLAATRWAPRILPADAAAAAAFAMLRDVGVVAAGPAPVMTAAL, encoded by the coding sequence GTGAATACGGAACTCGCGATCGGCGGCGTGCCGGAGCACTTCAACCTGCCTTGGCTCCGGCTTCTCGAATCGGGCGCGTTGGGCGGCGCCGGCATCCGCGCTGCGTGGAGCGATTTCCCGGGCGGCAGCGGCGTCATGAGCGCCGCGCTCGCCGAAGGGCGGCTCGACGTGGCCATGCTTCTCTGCGAGGCCGCCGTGGCGGCCGTCGCCGGCGGCGCGCCATTCCGCATCGTTAGCCTTTACACCGAAACGCCGTTGCTGTGGGGCATTCACGTGCCCGCCGGGTCACGCTGTGCTGGCGTGGACGACGTTCGCGGCGCGCGGTACGCGATCAGCCGGCCCGGGTCCGGATCGCATCTGATGGCCTTTGCGCTCGCCCGAGCGCGGGGTTGGCCGACCGAGGAGCTCGCGTTCGAGACGGTCGGCGGCGTTGACGGCGCCGTCGAAGCGCTCGAGCGCGGAGCCGCGGACGTTTTCCTTTGGGAGCGATTCATGACGCAGCCCCTCGTCGACGCGGGCCTTTTTCGGCGCATCGGCGAATTCGCGGCACCGTGGCCTGCGTTCGTCGTCTGCGCGTCCTTGTCGGCGATTGCCGAGAAGCGTGCTGCGCTCGCCGCCGCCGTGACGTCGGCTTTGTCGGCGGCGTCCGAGCTCGCCGCATCGCCGGGCGCTGCCGCGGAAATCTCCCGCCGTTACGGGCTGCGGGCGGACGAAGCGGCGCGCTGGCTCGCGGCCACGCGTTGGGCCCCTCGAATCCTACCCGCGGACGCCGCAGCCGCGGCCGCATTCGCGATGCTGCGCGACGTCGGCGTCGTCGCTGCCGGGCCCGCGCCGGTCATGACGGCCGCCCTCTGA
- a CDS encoding DMT family transporter produces MSSSADAATARVTDAGPLTAFGLLALLWGYNWVVMKLALRDAGPIDFAVLRVGLGALVLLALLPALRAPLLPRHVGKTILLGLFQTTGFVGLISWSLAVGQAGKSAVLAYTMPFWVILLGWPFLGERLHGRQWPAVGLALAGLVLVLEIWDTGAGFASSLLALGAGLSWGISVVIAKKIPIRGRAELVSLTAWQMVFGFVPLAGAALIVAERPVEWSGYFIGALAYNAVGGTALATLLWLYILQRLPATISGLSSLIVPIVGVVSAWLQLGERPNAAEGTGIVLILAALGLLASAGRATEPHAPEGM; encoded by the coding sequence ATGAGCTCTTCCGCGGATGCCGCCACCGCGCGCGTCACCGACGCCGGTCCTCTCACCGCCTTCGGGCTGCTCGCTCTCCTCTGGGGCTACAACTGGGTCGTGATGAAGCTCGCGCTGCGCGACGCCGGGCCGATCGATTTCGCCGTGCTGCGCGTCGGGCTCGGGGCGCTGGTGCTGCTCGCGTTGTTGCCGGCGCTCCGCGCGCCGCTTCTGCCGCGGCACGTCGGCAAGACGATTCTGCTCGGCCTCTTCCAGACCACGGGCTTCGTCGGGCTGATCTCGTGGTCGCTCGCGGTGGGCCAGGCGGGAAAAAGCGCCGTGCTCGCGTACACGATGCCGTTCTGGGTGATCCTGCTCGGTTGGCCGTTCCTCGGCGAGCGCCTGCACGGACGGCAGTGGCCCGCGGTCGGGCTCGCGCTCGCCGGCCTCGTGCTCGTGCTGGAGATTTGGGACACCGGCGCCGGCTTCGCGAGCAGCCTCCTCGCGCTCGGCGCCGGTCTTTCGTGGGGGATCAGCGTCGTGATCGCGAAGAAGATCCCGATTCGCGGCCGCGCCGAGCTCGTCTCGCTGACGGCCTGGCAGATGGTATTCGGCTTCGTTCCTCTGGCGGGCGCTGCGCTGATCGTGGCGGAGCGGCCGGTCGAATGGAGCGGGTATTTCATCGGCGCGCTGGCGTACAACGCCGTCGGCGGCACGGCGCTCGCCACGCTGCTGTGGCTCTATATCCTGCAGCGCCTGCCGGCGACGATCAGCGGTCTGAGCTCGCTGATCGTGCCGATCGTCGGCGTCGTTTCGGCATGGTTGCAGCTCGGCGAGCGGCCGAATGCCGCCGAGGGCACGGGGATCGTGCTGATTCTCGCCGCGCTCGGCCTGCTCGCATCCGCCGGCCGCGCGACCGAGCCGCACGCACCGGAGGGCATGTGA
- a CDS encoding DUF1501 domain-containing protein — MMNGWDRRAFLAAASAAAGALAMPRVAFAGTGGDRRFVFVVLRGALDGLAAVPAYGDPHYAALRSDLALPPPGASGGVLALDDLFGLHPSLEFLAECHAAGELCVAHAVATPYRERSHFDAQNVLETGAARPYALPDGWLNRALGALPLGRASSPGVALGPDVPLVMRGATPVISWSPSRLPPVDDDTLDRLSDLYAHDDVLGRRLADALSAESALPVEAASESAMQAPSARDRGARRRRVASNGRARAASGEIIRAAAGFLARNDGPVAAALDIGGWDTHANERGALRLRLAALDAALRSFKTALGTTWQHTVVVVATEFGRTAAANGTGGTDHGTAGAAFVLGGAVQGGRVIADWPGLAARDLYEGRDLRPTLDLRSVLKGVLGEHLGVPAAALERSVFPESRAAAPLDGLVKA; from the coding sequence ATGATGAACGGATGGGATCGAAGAGCATTTCTCGCGGCGGCATCGGCGGCGGCCGGAGCGCTTGCGATGCCGCGGGTCGCGTTCGCGGGCACGGGCGGCGACCGGCGCTTCGTGTTCGTCGTGCTTCGCGGCGCGCTCGACGGGCTCGCGGCCGTGCCCGCATACGGCGATCCGCATTACGCGGCGCTGCGCAGCGATCTCGCACTGCCTCCGCCGGGCGCGTCCGGCGGCGTCCTCGCGCTCGACGATCTATTCGGGCTGCACCCGAGTCTCGAGTTCCTCGCGGAGTGCCACGCGGCCGGCGAGCTTTGCGTCGCGCACGCCGTCGCGACGCCGTACCGGGAACGATCCCATTTCGATGCCCAGAACGTGCTCGAGACGGGCGCGGCACGGCCGTATGCGCTGCCGGACGGCTGGCTCAACCGGGCGCTCGGCGCGCTGCCGTTAGGCCGCGCGTCGTCGCCCGGTGTTGCGCTCGGGCCCGACGTGCCGCTCGTGATGCGGGGCGCGACGCCCGTGATCTCGTGGTCCCCGTCGCGGCTGCCGCCGGTTGACGACGACACGCTCGATCGGCTGTCGGATCTCTACGCGCACGACGACGTGCTCGGCAGGCGCCTCGCCGACGCGCTGTCGGCGGAGTCCGCTCTGCCCGTCGAGGCCGCGAGCGAAAGCGCGATGCAGGCGCCGAGCGCACGCGATCGCGGCGCAAGGCGACGGCGCGTTGCGTCGAACGGTCGTGCGCGCGCCGCATCCGGCGAGATCATCCGCGCCGCGGCCGGCTTCCTCGCTCGAAACGACGGGCCGGTCGCGGCCGCCCTCGACATCGGCGGATGGGATACCCATGCGAACGAGCGCGGTGCGCTTCGCCTGCGGCTCGCCGCGCTCGACGCTGCGCTTCGCTCGTTCAAGACGGCGCTCGGCACGACGTGGCAGCACACCGTCGTCGTCGTCGCGACCGAGTTCGGCCGAACGGCGGCGGCGAACGGCACGGGGGGCACGGATCACGGCACCGCCGGCGCCGCGTTCGTGCTCGGCGGCGCCGTACAGGGCGGGCGCGTGATCGCCGATTGGCCGGGCCTCGCTGCGCGCGATCTCTACGAAGGGCGCGACCTCCGGCCCACCCTCGACCTTCGGTCGGTGCTCAAGGGCGTGCTCGGCGAGCATCTCGGCGTTCCGGCCGCGGCGCTCGAGCGCAGCGTGTTTCCGGAGAGCAGGGCCGCCGCGCCGCTCGACGGCCTTGTGAAGGCCTGA